From the genome of Ornithobacterium rhinotracheale, one region includes:
- a CDS encoding Rpn family recombination-promoting nuclease/putative transposase, whose product MKHFVEKYINPFTDYGFKKIFGEEPNKDLLLDFLNELLYEEQGRIVSLTYLKNEHLSSSELDRKAIFDLYCENEKGEKFIVELQKTKQNFFKDRALYYSTFPIREQAQRADWSYELKAVYTIAILDFVFDEDKENTEKFRYDVKLSDIETNKVFYDKFTFIYLEMPKFNKSVEELETRFEKWLYVLRNLNRLDRIPEKLKERIFEKVFEVAEIAKFTPNQVHSYEDSLKYYRDLKNSLDTAKEEGFEEGKEEGRKEEKLKIAKNLLESNVSKEVVMKTTGLTQEQIENLDI is encoded by the coding sequence ATGAAACACTTTGTAGAAAAATATATCAATCCATTTACCGATTACGGCTTTAAAAAAATCTTTGGAGAAGAACCAAATAAGGACTTGCTATTAGATTTTTTAAACGAGCTTCTTTACGAGGAGCAGGGAAGAATTGTAAGTTTGACTTATCTCAAAAACGAACATTTAAGCTCAAGTGAACTCGATCGCAAAGCGATATTTGATTTGTATTGCGAAAATGAAAAGGGCGAGAAGTTCATTGTGGAGTTGCAGAAGACAAAGCAAAATTTTTTTAAAGACAGAGCTTTGTATTATTCCACATTTCCCATTCGTGAGCAGGCACAGCGCGCCGATTGGAGTTATGAGTTAAAAGCGGTGTATACGATAGCGATTTTAGATTTTGTGTTTGATGAAGACAAAGAGAATACCGAAAAATTCCGTTATGATGTAAAATTATCGGACATTGAAACTAACAAGGTTTTCTATGATAAATTTACTTTTATATACCTTGAAATGCCGAAGTTTAACAAGTCGGTAGAGGAATTAGAAACAAGGTTTGAGAAGTGGCTATATGTTTTGCGTAACCTGAACCGCTTAGACCGTATACCAGAAAAGCTCAAAGAACGCATCTTTGAAAAGGTGTTTGAGGTGGCAGAAATCGCGAAGTTTACGCCTAATCAAGTGCATTCATATGAAGACAGCTTGAAGTACTACCGAGATTTAAAAAACTCACTAGATACCGCCAAAGAAGAGGGCTTTGAAGAGGGAAAAGAGGAAGGAAGAAAAGAAGAGAAATTAAAAATAGCGAAAAACCTTTTAGAGAGCAATGTATCAAAGGAGGTTGTAATGAAGACAACAGGTCTAACCCAAGAGCAAATAGAAAACCTAGATATTTAA